The Delphinus delphis chromosome 7, mDelDel1.2, whole genome shotgun sequence genome includes a window with the following:
- the NIF3L1 gene encoding NIF3-like protein 1, which yields MLSSRVRLVPTTVRLIHSLICSSSRSFMDLKTLLSSLNDFASLSFAESWDNVGLLVEPSPPHTVNTLFLTNDLTEEVMEEALQKKADLILSYHPPIFRPMKRITWKTWKERLVIRALENRVGIYSPHTAYDAAPQGVNNWLAKGLGVCTSRPIHASRAPDYPTEGTHRVEFNVTHTQDLDKVISAVKGIAGVSVTSFSARSDDEEQTRLSLNCTQQALMQVVAFLSQNRQYYQKTEILSLEKPLLLHTGMGRLCTLDESVSLATMIEQIKRHLKLSHVRLALGVGKTLESAVKVVAVCAGSGSSVLQGTEADLYLTGEMSHHDVLDAASQGINVILCEHSNTERGFLSDLRDMLDAYLENKINIIVSEIDRDPLHVV from the exons ATGTTGTCATCTCGTGTACGCCTGGTCCCCACGACAGTCCGCCTAATCCATTCCCTGATCTGCAGTTCTTCCCGTTCCTTCATGGATCTAAAgactctcctttcctccttgaaTGACTTTGCATCCCTCTCATTTGCTGAGAGTTGGGACAATGTTGGATTACTGGTGGAACCAAGCCCACCACACACTGTAAACACGCTCTTCCTAACCAATGATTTGACAGAAGAAGTGATGGAGGAGGCACTGCAGAAGAAGGCAGATCTCATTCTCTCCTACCATCCACCCATTTTCCGACCTATGAAGCGCATCACCTGGAAAACCTGGAAAGAGCGCCTGGTGATCCGGGCACTGGAGAACAGAGTCGGGATCTACTCTCCTCACACGGCCTATGATGCTGCTCCACAGGGAGTCAACAACTGGCTGGCTAAAGGGCTTG gaGTTTGCACCTCCAGGCCCATCCATGCTTCCAGAGCTCCTGACTACCCCACGGAGGGAACACACAGAGTAGAATTCAATGTTACCCACACCCAAGACCTGGACAAAGTCATTTCTGCAGTGAAAGGAATTGCAGGTGTATCTGTCACTTCTTTTTCTGCTAG GTCTGATGATGAAGAACAAACACGGCTCAGTCTGAATTGTACTCAGCAAGCTTTAATGCAGGTGGTGGCTTTTCTTTCCCAGAACAGACAATATTATCAGAAGACTGAAATTCTGTCACTGGAGAAG CCTCTGCTTCTACATACTGGGATGGGACGGTTATGCACCCTGGATGAGTCTGTCTCCTTGGCAACCATGATTGAGCAAATCAAAAGGCACCTAAAACTGTCTCATGTTCGCCTTGCTCTTGGAGTAGGGAAGACCTTAG AGTCCGCAGTCAAAGTCGTGGCCGTGTGTGCTGGTTCTGGGAGCAGTGTCCTTCAGGGAACAGAGGCCGACCTCTACCTCACAG GTGAGATGTCCCATCATGATGTTCTAGATGCTGCTTCCCAAGGAATAAATGTGATCCTCTGTGAACATAGCAACACTGAACGAGGCTTTCTTTCTGATCTTCGAGATATGCTGGATGCTTACTTGGAGAATAAGATTAATATTATCGTGTCAGAAATAGACAGGGACCCTCTTCATGTGGTATAA